Proteins from a single region of Pseudomonas fulva:
- a CDS encoding AzlC family ABC transporter permease → MSRYQEFFQGLRDMLPMLLGTMPFGIIYGSLAGAAGLDAWQTIGMSVLVFAGSAQFIAVSLLSGGATLAVLWLTTLVVNLRHALYSATLQPFVRHLPKRWRIPLAFWLTDEAFAVVQQRYAQRDDSPNKHWYFLGAGLAMYGNWIGCTLIGLLFGQAVPNLAAWGLDFAMIATFVGIVVPMLRNRPQIAAALVAAVVALIFHDLPYKLGLMAAAFAGIVVGVALERHQRPLQEELC, encoded by the coding sequence ATGTCCCGATACCAAGAATTCTTCCAGGGCCTGCGCGACATGCTGCCGATGCTGCTCGGCACCATGCCGTTCGGCATCATCTACGGCAGCCTGGCCGGCGCCGCCGGGCTCGACGCCTGGCAGACCATCGGCATGTCGGTGCTGGTGTTCGCCGGCTCCGCGCAGTTCATCGCGGTCAGCCTGCTGAGCGGCGGCGCCACCCTGGCGGTGCTGTGGCTGACCACCCTGGTGGTCAACCTGCGCCATGCGTTGTACAGCGCCACCCTGCAGCCCTTCGTGCGCCACCTGCCCAAGCGCTGGCGCATCCCGCTGGCGTTCTGGCTGACCGACGAAGCCTTTGCCGTGGTGCAGCAGCGCTACGCCCAGCGCGACGACTCGCCAAACAAGCACTGGTACTTTCTTGGCGCGGGCCTGGCCATGTATGGCAACTGGATCGGCTGCACGCTGATCGGCCTGCTGTTCGGCCAGGCGGTGCCGAACCTCGCCGCCTGGGGGCTGGACTTCGCGATGATCGCCACCTTCGTGGGCATCGTGGTGCCGATGCTGCGCAACCGCCCGCAAATTGCCGCGGCGCTGGTGGCGGCGGTGGTCGCGCTGATCTTTCACGACCTGCCGTACAAGCTCGGGCTGATGGCCGCCGCCTTTGCCGGCATCGTCGTCGGCGTGGCGCTGGAGCGTCATCAACGGCCGCTGCAGGAGGAGCTCTGCTGA
- a CDS encoding pyridoxamine 5'-phosphate oxidase family protein yields MSDLTSTPATWHQGETFIQNQLGVAERMDAVGQRVVRDFMPDQHREFYAQLPFIVLGSVDAQGDPWAGMLEGQAGFMTSPAPTVLDIAAWPQAGDPIAQGMGEGAALGLLGIELHTRRRNRMNGVVAAGSQGLRVEVEQSFGNCPRYIQQRDFTFARDPAAPFAATVEQLPALDAAARAVIEGADTFFVATYADVEGHRQVDVSHRGGNSGFVRVAADGTLTIPDFNGNLFFSTLGNIVLNGRAGLLFVDFATGDVLQLSGDAEVIFDSPEIAAFQGAERLWTFRARRILRRPGAMALRWALRDDGWADSSLLTGNWQQAADQLRAARYATQWRPMKITRIVQESRSIRSLHLEPVDGAGLLPHLAGQHLPIRLQLGVDEKPLIRTYTLSVAPADGIYRISVKREGRVSQFIHDGLREGDLIDARAPAGAFTLDAQEQRPLVLLAGGIGITPMLAMLRHVVYEGWRRQRIKPVTLFYAARSKAERAFDRELADLVAAAQGAVRLVRVLSDTSGAEPGVDYDTAGRIDMALLTRYLAFDDYAFYLCGPPAFTQGLYDGLRGYNIADGRIHAEGFGPASLVRRPDRPATAAVTAPPATEAVPVLFTESLKEGRWTPGSGTLLELAEARGLEPEFSCREGSCGTCKTRLVKGAVSYLKEPSAPHGDDEVLICCAVPAQPQGADDGRLELAL; encoded by the coding sequence ATGAGCGATCTGACGAGCACGCCCGCCACCTGGCACCAGGGCGAAACCTTCATCCAGAACCAGCTCGGCGTCGCCGAACGGATGGACGCGGTCGGCCAGCGTGTGGTGCGCGACTTCATGCCCGACCAGCACCGCGAGTTCTACGCCCAGCTGCCGTTTATCGTGCTGGGCAGCGTGGATGCGCAAGGCGACCCCTGGGCCGGCATGCTCGAAGGGCAGGCTGGTTTCATGACCTCGCCAGCGCCTACCGTGCTGGATATCGCCGCGTGGCCGCAGGCCGGTGATCCCATCGCTCAGGGCATGGGCGAGGGCGCCGCGCTGGGGCTGCTGGGTATCGAGCTGCACACCCGCCGGCGTAACCGCATGAATGGTGTGGTGGCGGCCGGTTCGCAGGGCCTGCGGGTGGAGGTCGAGCAGAGCTTCGGCAATTGCCCGCGCTATATCCAGCAGCGCGACTTCACCTTCGCCCGTGATCCGGCGGCGCCGTTCGCCGCTACCGTCGAGCAGCTGCCGGCGCTGGATGCCGCGGCGCGGGCAGTGATCGAAGGCGCCGACACCTTTTTCGTGGCCACCTACGCCGATGTCGAGGGGCATCGCCAGGTGGACGTTTCGCACCGTGGCGGCAACAGCGGCTTCGTGCGGGTCGCGGCGGATGGCACCCTGACCATCCCGGATTTCAACGGCAACCTGTTCTTTTCCACCCTCGGCAATATCGTGCTCAACGGCAGGGCCGGCCTGTTGTTCGTGGATTTCGCCACGGGTGATGTGCTGCAACTGAGCGGCGACGCCGAGGTCATCTTCGACTCACCGGAAATCGCTGCTTTCCAGGGGGCCGAACGGCTGTGGACGTTCCGGGCCCGGCGTATCCTTCGCCGCCCGGGCGCCATGGCTCTGCGCTGGGCCCTGCGCGATGACGGCTGGGCGGACAGTTCGCTGCTCACCGGCAACTGGCAGCAGGCCGCCGATCAGCTGCGCGCCGCCCGGTACGCCACCCAGTGGCGGCCGATGAAGATCACGCGCATCGTTCAGGAAAGCCGCTCGATCCGCTCGCTGCACCTCGAACCGGTCGATGGCGCCGGGCTGTTGCCGCACCTGGCTGGCCAGCACCTGCCGATCCGGCTGCAGCTTGGCGTGGATGAAAAGCCGCTGATTCGCACCTACACCCTGTCGGTGGCGCCGGCCGACGGCATCTACCGGATCAGCGTCAAGCGCGAGGGGCGGGTGTCGCAATTCATCCATGACGGGTTGCGCGAGGGCGACCTGATCGACGCCCGCGCGCCGGCCGGGGCATTCACCCTCGACGCGCAGGAGCAGCGCCCGCTGGTGCTGCTGGCCGGCGGTATCGGCATCACGCCGATGCTGGCGATGCTGCGCCATGTGGTCTACGAAGGCTGGCGCCGGCAGCGGATCAAGCCGGTCACGCTGTTCTACGCCGCGCGCTCGAAGGCCGAGCGGGCCTTCGACCGCGAGCTGGCCGATCTGGTGGCCGCGGCCCAGGGCGCGGTCAGGCTGGTGCGGGTGCTGAGCGACACCAGTGGCGCCGAGCCGGGTGTCGATTACGACACCGCCGGGCGCATCGATATGGCACTGCTGACCCGTTATCTGGCCTTCGACGATTACGCTTTCTACCTGTGCGGGCCGCCGGCCTTCACCCAGGGGCTGTACGACGGCCTGCGCGGCTACAACATCGCCGACGGGCGCATTCACGCCGAAGGCTTCGGGCCGGCGTCCCTGGTGCGTCGCCCCGATCGGCCGGCGACGGCCGCCGTGACGGCTCCGCCGGCCACCGAGGCGGTGCCGGTGCTGTTTACCGAATCGCTGAAGGAGGGGCGCTGGACGCCAGGCTCCGGCACCTTGCTTGAACTGGCCGAAGCCCGCGGCCTGGAACCGGAGTTCAGTTGCCGCGAAGGCTCTTGTGGTACCTGCAAGACACGGCTGGTGAAAGGCGCGGTGAGCTACCTGAAAGAACCCAGCGCGCCCCACGGCGACGATGAAGTGCTGATCTGCTGTGCAGTGCCGGCGCAGCCGCAAGGCGCCGATGACGGGCGCCTCGAGCTGGCGCTCTGA
- a CDS encoding helix-turn-helix transcriptional regulator, which translates to MPAGERIRFWESPALAGVELLQARYIKQRFTPHVHEGFVFTVIEGGAQRFRHRGADHLAPIGSMVLINPDEVHTGSAAHEQGWLYRAFYPAPAQVSGVLDELGLAQRGLPSFAASVLQDMQLHQAFGQLHRLLDSDASVLQQQTAWRETLLMLFQRHAGVRQAAVPGQEPRAVRLAKELLVARLGEPPTLEALAAAVNLSPFHFARVFRRATGLPPHAWLQQRRLEQARALLRDGCAPLSVALQLGFADQSHLTRQFKQVYGVGPGEYRKACHHSPVACG; encoded by the coding sequence ATGCCTGCCGGCGAGCGCATCCGCTTTTGGGAAAGCCCCGCGCTGGCCGGCGTGGAGCTGCTGCAGGCGCGCTATATCAAGCAGCGCTTCACCCCCCATGTACATGAAGGCTTCGTGTTCACCGTGATCGAGGGCGGCGCCCAGCGCTTTCGCCATCGTGGCGCCGACCACCTGGCGCCGATTGGCAGCATGGTGTTGATCAACCCCGACGAAGTGCACACCGGCTCGGCCGCCCATGAGCAGGGCTGGTTATACCGGGCGTTCTACCCGGCTCCGGCACAGGTCAGCGGTGTGCTCGACGAGCTCGGGCTGGCGCAACGCGGCTTGCCGTCGTTCGCCGCCAGCGTGCTGCAGGATATGCAGTTGCACCAGGCGTTCGGCCAGCTGCATCGCCTGCTCGACAGTGACGCCAGCGTGCTGCAGCAACAGACCGCCTGGCGCGAGACGCTGCTGATGCTGTTCCAGCGGCATGCCGGGGTCAGGCAGGCAGCCGTGCCCGGCCAGGAGCCCCGTGCCGTGCGCCTGGCCAAGGAACTCTTGGTCGCGCGCCTGGGCGAGCCACCGACACTGGAAGCGTTGGCGGCTGCGGTGAACCTCTCGCCGTTTCATTTCGCCCGGGTGTTTCGCCGCGCCACCGGCCTGCCGCCCCATGCCTGGCTGCAACAGCGGCGCCTGGAACAGGCGCGGGCGTTGCTGCGCGATGGCTGCGCGCCGCTGAGCGTGGCGCTGCAACTGGGCTTCGCCGACCAGAGCCACCTGACGCGGCAGTTCAAGCAGGTGTATGGCGTGGGGCCCGGCGAGTACCGCAAGGCCTGCCATCACAGCCCTGTAGCCTGTGGTTGA
- a CDS encoding glutathione S-transferase family protein — protein MKIHHVTLSGHAHRAVLFASLLGLKPELVEVDLAGGANKQPEFLALNPFGQVPVLDDDGVVVADSNAILVYLAKKTGRTDWLPEDPAGAAAVQRWLSVAAGELAYGPCAARLITVFGADFNAEEVIARAHVLLARLERHLSDRQWLAADHPTIADVALYSYLARAPEGNVDLSAYGQVRAFLARIEALPGFVAIPETAAGLTANA, from the coding sequence ATGAAAATCCATCACGTCACGCTGTCCGGCCACGCCCATCGCGCCGTTCTGTTCGCCTCGCTGCTGGGCCTGAAGCCCGAGCTAGTCGAGGTCGACCTGGCCGGCGGTGCCAACAAACAACCCGAGTTCCTTGCGCTCAACCCCTTCGGCCAGGTGCCGGTGCTGGATGACGACGGCGTGGTGGTCGCCGATTCCAACGCCATCCTCGTGTATCTGGCCAAGAAGACCGGGCGTACCGACTGGCTGCCGGAAGACCCGGCCGGTGCCGCCGCGGTGCAGCGCTGGCTGTCCGTGGCTGCCGGCGAACTGGCTTACGGGCCGTGCGCAGCGCGCCTGATCACGGTGTTCGGTGCCGATTTCAACGCCGAGGAAGTGATCGCCCGCGCCCATGTGCTGCTCGCCCGCCTGGAGCGTCACCTGAGCGATCGCCAGTGGCTGGCCGCCGATCATCCGACCATCGCCGACGTGGCGTTGTATAGCTACCTGGCCCGGGCGCCGGAAGGCAACGTCGACCTGTCGGCCTACGGGCAGGTCCGCGCCTTTCTGGCGCGCATCGAAGCGCTGCCGGGCTTCGTCGCGATTCCCGAGACCGCTGCCGGGCTGACTGCCAACGCCTAA
- a CDS encoding hybrid sensor histidine kinase/response regulator: MSLSSWLIAAVALLYMAVLFAIAFYGDRRRKPLPPKVRAWVYSLSLAVYCTSWTFFGAVGQAAEQLWSFLPIYLGPMLLLLFAPWVIEKMVLISKQENITSIADFIAARYGKSQSLAIVVALICLVGVLPYIALQLKGIVLGVNLLIGSETDPAGTRAQDTALIVSVILALFTILFGTRNLDVTEHHRGMVLAIAFESLVKLLAFIAVGAFVTYGLYNGFGDLFSQAQRSAELEAYWAEAVNWPAMLVQTGMAMIAIVCLPRQFHVTVVENTDPRDLRLARWVFPLYLLLAALFVIPIALAGQMLLPGGVSPDSFVISLPLAEAHPALALLAFIGGASAATGMVIVASVALSTMISNDMLLPWLLHRKSTERPFEAFRHWMLTARRVSIVLILLLAYVCYRLLGTNASLATIGQISFAAIGQLAPAMFGALVWKQANRRGVFAGLITGAALWIYTLVLPVLARGLGWPLDIFPGLRTLLYAPIGFEVDALTRGVVLSLAGNLTLFAWVSFFSRTRVSEHWQAGRFVNHDFGSKQGGRSALAVQVNDLLLLAGRFVGEERALDSFSHFARRQGKAFNSAQPANSEWIAHTERLLAGVLGASSTRAVVKAAIEGRDMQVEDVVRIVDEASEVLQFNRALLQGAIENISQGISVVDQSLRLVAWNQRYLEIFEYPDGLICVGRPIAEIIRFNAERGMLGSADVEESVAKRLYWMRQGTAHSYERVFPNGRVIELIGNPMPGGGFVMSFTDITEFREAERALKAANEGLEQRVAERTHELSQLNKALTAATGVAEAANASKTRFLAAVSHDLMQPLNAARLFSAALSHQEEALPQEAQELVRHLDSSLRSAEDLISDLLDISRLENGRITPDRNAFVLNSLFDTLGAEFKVLAAEHGVDFHMQGSALRVDSDSKLLRRVLQNFLTNAFRYAKGRVLLGVRRQGGHLRLEVWDRGPGIPEDKRQTIFEEFKRLDSHQTRAEKGLGLGLAIADGLCRVLGHSLEVRSWPGKGSVFSVTVPIARSQAPVAQRARPEGNGQLLTGTQVLCIDNEESILTGMHSLLSRWGCQVWSARTRAECEQLLDEDVRPHLALVDYHLDEGDTGTELMAWLRTRLGEPVPGVVISADGRPELIAQVHAAGLDFLPKPVKPAALRALISRHLPRQ; encoded by the coding sequence ATGTCGCTGTCCAGTTGGCTTATCGCTGCAGTCGCCCTGCTCTACATGGCCGTGCTGTTCGCCATCGCCTTCTACGGTGACCGCCGCCGCAAACCGCTGCCGCCGAAGGTCCGCGCCTGGGTCTACTCGCTGTCGCTGGCGGTGTACTGCACCAGCTGGACCTTCTTTGGCGCCGTCGGCCAGGCCGCCGAGCAGCTGTGGTCGTTCCTGCCGATCTACCTGGGGCCGATGCTGCTGTTGCTGTTCGCCCCCTGGGTGATCGAGAAGATGGTGCTGATCAGCAAGCAGGAAAACATCACGTCTATCGCCGACTTCATTGCCGCGCGCTATGGCAAATCGCAGTCCCTGGCCATCGTCGTGGCGCTGATCTGCCTGGTCGGCGTGCTGCCCTACATCGCCCTGCAGCTCAAGGGCATCGTGCTCGGCGTCAACCTGCTGATCGGCTCGGAAACCGACCCTGCCGGCACCCGCGCCCAGGACACCGCGCTGATCGTCTCGGTGATCCTGGCACTGTTCACCATCCTGTTCGGCACCCGCAACCTGGACGTTACCGAGCACCACCGCGGCATGGTGCTGGCCATCGCCTTCGAATCCCTGGTCAAGCTGCTGGCTTTCATCGCCGTCGGCGCCTTCGTCACCTACGGGCTGTACAACGGATTCGGCGACCTGTTCAGCCAGGCGCAACGCAGCGCCGAGCTGGAGGCATACTGGGCCGAGGCGGTGAACTGGCCGGCGATGCTGGTGCAGACCGGTATGGCGATGATCGCCATCGTCTGTCTGCCGCGGCAGTTCCACGTCACCGTGGTGGAGAACACCGACCCCCGTGATCTGCGCCTGGCGCGCTGGGTATTCCCGCTGTACCTGCTGCTGGCCGCGCTGTTCGTGATTCCCATCGCCCTGGCCGGGCAGATGCTGCTGCCGGGCGGAGTGAGCCCGGACTCCTTCGTGATCAGCCTGCCGCTCGCCGAAGCCCACCCGGCGCTGGCCCTGCTGGCCTTTATCGGCGGCGCCTCGGCAGCCACCGGCATGGTGATCGTCGCCTCGGTGGCGCTGTCGACGATGATCTCCAACGACATGCTGCTGCCCTGGCTGCTGCACCGCAAAAGCACCGAGCGGCCGTTCGAGGCCTTCCGCCACTGGATGCTCACCGCGCGACGGGTCAGCATCGTGCTGATCCTGCTGCTGGCCTATGTGTGCTATCGGCTGCTTGGCACCAACGCCAGCCTGGCGACCATCGGGCAGATCTCCTTCGCCGCCATCGGCCAACTGGCGCCGGCGATGTTCGGCGCCCTGGTGTGGAAGCAGGCCAACCGCCGCGGCGTGTTCGCCGGGCTGATCACCGGCGCCGCGCTGTGGATCTACACCCTGGTGCTGCCGGTGCTGGCCCGTGGCCTGGGCTGGCCGCTGGATATTTTCCCCGGCCTGCGCACCCTGCTCTACGCGCCAATCGGCTTCGAGGTCGACGCCCTGACCCGCGGCGTGGTGCTGTCGCTGGCCGGCAATCTGACGCTGTTCGCCTGGGTATCGTTCTTCTCGCGCACCCGGGTGTCGGAACACTGGCAGGCCGGGCGCTTCGTCAACCACGACTTCGGCAGCAAGCAGGGCGGGCGCAGCGCCCTGGCCGTGCAGGTCAACGACCTGTTGCTGCTCGCCGGCCGCTTCGTCGGCGAAGAGCGCGCGCTGGACAGCTTCAGCCACTTCGCCCGGCGCCAGGGCAAGGCCTTCAACTCGGCGCAACCGGCCAACAGCGAATGGATCGCCCACACCGAGCGGCTGCTCGCCGGCGTGCTCGGCGCCTCGTCGACCCGGGCGGTGGTCAAGGCCGCCATCGAAGGCCGCGACATGCAGGTCGAAGACGTGGTGCGCATCGTCGACGAAGCCAGCGAGGTGCTGCAGTTCAACCGCGCCCTGCTGCAGGGCGCCATCGAGAACATCAGCCAGGGCATCAGCGTGGTCGACCAGTCGCTGCGCCTGGTGGCCTGGAACCAGCGCTACCTGGAAATCTTCGAGTACCCGGACGGGCTGATCTGCGTCGGCCGGCCGATCGCCGAGATCATCCGCTTCAACGCCGAGCGCGGCATGCTCGGCAGCGCCGACGTCGAGGAAAGCGTCGCCAAGCGCCTGTACTGGATGCGCCAGGGCACCGCGCACAGCTACGAACGGGTATTCCCCAATGGCCGGGTCATCGAGCTGATCGGCAACCCGATGCCCGGTGGCGGCTTCGTCATGAGCTTCACCGACATCACCGAATTCCGCGAGGCCGAGCGCGCCCTCAAGGCCGCCAACGAGGGCCTCGAGCAGCGCGTCGCCGAGCGCACCCATGAGCTGTCGCAACTGAACAAGGCGCTGACCGCCGCCACCGGCGTGGCCGAAGCCGCCAACGCCTCGAAAACCCGCTTTCTCGCCGCGGTCAGCCACGACCTGATGCAACCGCTCAACGCCGCCCGGCTGTTCTCCGCCGCCCTCTCCCACCAGGAAGAAGCGCTGCCCCAGGAAGCCCAGGAACTGGTGCGCCACCTGGACAGCTCGCTGCGTTCCGCCGAGGACCTGATCAGCGACCTGCTGGACATCTCGCGCCTGGAAAATGGCCGCATCACCCCGGATCGCAACGCCTTCGTACTCAACAGCTTGTTCGACACCCTGGGTGCCGAATTCAAGGTGCTGGCCGCCGAGCATGGTGTCGACTTCCATATGCAGGGCAGCGCGCTGCGGGTAGACAGCGACAGCAAGCTGCTGCGCCGCGTGCTGCAGAACTTCCTGACCAACGCCTTTCGCTATGCCAAGGGCCGGGTGCTGCTCGGCGTGCGCCGCCAGGGCGGGCACCTGCGCCTGGAAGTATGGGACCGCGGCCCGGGCATACCCGAAGACAAGCGGCAGACCATCTTCGAGGAATTCAAGCGCCTGGACAGCCACCAGACCCGCGCCGAAAAAGGCCTGGGCCTGGGCCTGGCCATCGCCGACGGGCTGTGCCGGGTGCTCGGCCACAGCCTGGAGGTGCGCTCCTGGCCAGGCAAGGGCAGCGTGTTCAGCGTCACCGTGCCGATCGCCCGCAGCCAGGCCCCGGTAGCCCAGCGGGCGCGCCCCGAGGGCAACGGCCAACTGCTCACCGGCACCCAGGTGCTGTGCATCGACAACGAAGAAAGCATCCTCACCGGCATGCACAGCCTGCTGTCGCGCTGGGGTTGCCAGGTGTGGTCGGCGCGCACCCGGGCCGAATGCGAGCAACTGCTCGACGAGGACGTACGCCCGCACCTGGCGCTGGTCGACTATCACCTCGACGAAGGCGATACCGGCACCGAGCTGATGGCCTGGCTGCGCACCCGCCTGGGCGAACCGGTGCCCGGGGTGGTGATCAGCGCCGACGGCCGCCCCGAACTGATCGCCCAGGTACATGCCGCCGGCCTGGATTTCCTGCCCAAGCCGGTCAAGCCCGCGGCGCTACGGGCGCTGATCAGCCGGCATTTGCCACGGCAGTAA
- a CDS encoding GNAT family N-acetyltransferase: protein MFKPQLITLQRGALRIEPLLDGDIPALVSLAEANREELLYMNGTQRLDWYRLALQEQREERALPLVIRLADQIVGTTRFADFMPTLPAVEIGWTWLDAAQHGTGLNNMVKYLMLRHAFESWQMVRVQLKTAASNLRSQRAIEKLGAVREGLLRNHRRLADGRLDDTVLYSITDQEWPLVKAGLEARFGV from the coding sequence ATGTTCAAGCCGCAATTGATCACCCTGCAGCGCGGTGCCCTGCGCATCGAACCGTTGCTCGATGGCGATATTCCGGCGCTGGTCAGCCTGGCCGAAGCCAACCGCGAGGAACTGCTCTACATGAACGGTACCCAGCGCCTGGATTGGTATCGCCTGGCCCTGCAAGAGCAGCGCGAGGAGCGCGCCTTGCCCTTGGTGATTCGCCTCGCCGACCAGATCGTCGGCACCACGCGGTTCGCCGACTTCATGCCGACCCTGCCGGCCGTGGAAATCGGCTGGACCTGGCTGGACGCCGCCCAGCACGGCACGGGCCTCAATAACATGGTCAAGTACCTGATGCTGCGCCACGCCTTCGAGAGTTGGCAGATGGTGCGCGTGCAGCTGAAAACCGCGGCCAGCAACCTGCGCTCCCAGCGCGCCATCGAAAAGCTCGGCGCGGTTCGCGAAGGGCTGCTGCGCAACCATCGCCGCCTGGCCGACGGGCGCCTCGACGACACCGTGCTGTACAGCATCACCGACCAGGAGTGGCCGCTGGTCAAGGCCGGGCTGGAGGCACGCTTCGGCGTGTGA
- a CDS encoding AzlD domain-containing protein, with product MENWILIFGMLAITFATRYSLFAFPDLRFPVAVRQALHYVPTAVLTAIVVPAMLLPDGRHWALSWDNAYLLAGLATIGIAVVTRHLLSTIGGGLLIFFGLRWALGQLPI from the coding sequence ATGGAAAACTGGATTCTGATCTTCGGCATGCTGGCGATCACCTTCGCCACCCGCTACAGCCTGTTCGCCTTTCCCGACCTGCGCTTTCCCGTGGCGGTGCGCCAGGCCCTGCACTACGTGCCGACCGCGGTGCTGACCGCCATCGTGGTGCCGGCCATGCTGCTGCCCGATGGCCGCCACTGGGCGCTGAGCTGGGACAACGCCTACCTGCTGGCGGGCCTGGCGACCATCGGGATTGCCGTGGTGACGCGTCATCTGCTGTCGACCATCGGCGGTGGGCTGCTGATCTTCTTCGGGTTGCGCTGGGCGCTGGGGCAGTTACCGATCTGA